A genomic segment from Bacteroidota bacterium encodes:
- a CDS encoding type II toxin-antitoxin system RelE/ParE family toxin, which produces MAYNIRALEGFNTDLFAAIEWHLEINPKLAGQLIKEIERTFEIIATHPLSFQKVYKRTRKVNLIRFPYKIVFEVRKKDVIVIAFAHHKRIPKYWEARK; this is translated from the coding sequence ATGGCTTATAATATCAGAGCCCTCGAAGGTTTTAATACTGATTTATTCGCTGCCATAGAATGGCATTTGGAAATAAACCCAAAGCTTGCCGGGCAACTCATCAAAGAAATTGAACGAACGTTTGAGATAATTGCCACCCATCCCCTATCCTTTCAGAAGGTCTATAAAAGGACTCGGAAAGTAAACCTGATACGTTTCCCCTATAAAATAGTTTTTGAGGTGCGAAAAAAAGATGTTATCGTCATCGCATTCGCTCATCATAAAAGGATACCTAAATACTGGGAAGCCAGAAAATGA